Proteins encoded by one window of Maliibacterium massiliense:
- a CDS encoding amidohydrolase: MILIKNAYIHTMAGPDIDQGDILLGDDGRIAGVGAHLEAERAETIDASGLVAAPGMIDAHCHLGMFEDGMDFEGADGNEATDPVTPQLRAIDGINPFDYTFTEARNGGVTCAVTGPGSANVIGGQFVALKTAGRCIEEMIVRAPHSMKAALGENPKRVYDEQHKTPSTRMATAALLRETLYRAIEYVDKKKCADADKRPDFDFQLEAMAPVIEKRIPMKIHAHRADDILTGIRIAEEFGIDYTIEHCTEGYLIADILREKKARVILGPLITERCKVELRNLRLDAPARLAEAGVKFAIMTDHGVVPIQHLPVCAALAVREGLDARTALAAITIEAARITGLDDRLGSIETGKDADVVLWSGSPLDIRARVMRVYVSGKEVYART, translated from the coding sequence ATGATTCTCATCAAAAACGCATACATCCACACCATGGCGGGGCCGGATATCGACCAGGGGGATATCCTGCTGGGGGACGACGGGCGCATCGCAGGCGTGGGGGCGCATCTAGAGGCGGAGCGCGCCGAGACGATCGACGCCTCCGGCCTGGTGGCGGCGCCGGGCATGATCGACGCGCACTGCCACCTGGGCATGTTTGAGGACGGCATGGACTTTGAGGGCGCCGACGGCAACGAGGCCACCGATCCGGTGACGCCGCAGCTGCGGGCCATCGACGGCATCAATCCGTTTGACTACACCTTTACCGAGGCGCGAAACGGCGGCGTCACCTGCGCGGTGACCGGCCCAGGCTCGGCCAACGTGATCGGCGGGCAGTTTGTGGCGCTCAAGACCGCGGGCCGCTGTATCGAGGAGATGATCGTGCGCGCGCCCCACTCCATGAAGGCCGCGCTGGGGGAGAACCCCAAGCGGGTGTACGATGAGCAGCACAAGACACCCAGCACCCGCATGGCCACCGCCGCGCTGCTGCGCGAGACGCTCTACCGAGCCATTGAGTACGTGGACAAGAAAAAGTGCGCGGATGCGGACAAGCGCCCGGACTTTGATTTTCAGCTGGAGGCCATGGCGCCGGTGATCGAAAAGCGCATCCCCATGAAGATCCACGCCCACCGCGCGGATGACATCCTCACCGGCATCCGCATCGCCGAGGAGTTCGGCATCGACTACACCATCGAGCACTGCACCGAGGGGTACCTGATCGCAGATATCCTTCGGGAGAAGAAGGCCCGCGTCATTTTAGGCCCCCTCATCACCGAGCGCTGTAAGGTGGAGCTGCGCAACCTGCGCCTGGACGCCCCCGCGCGCCTGGCCGAGGCGGGCGTCAAGTTCGCCATCATGACCGACCACGGCGTGGTACCCATACAGCACCTGCCCGTGTGCGCGGCGCTTGCGGTGCGCGAGGGGCTGGACGCGCGCACAGCGCTTGCGGCCATCACCATCGAGGCGGCCCGCATCACGGGGCTGGACGATCGGCTGGGTAGTATTGAAACGGGCAAGGACGCGGACGTGGTGCTGTGGAGCGGTAGCCCGCTGGACATCCGCGCCCGCGTGATGCGCGTCTATGTCAGCGGCAAAGAGGTGTACGCGCGCACTTGA
- the uvrA gene encoding excinuclease ABC subunit UvrA, producing MADKIVVRGAREHNLKDVNITLPRDQFIVFTGISGSGKSSLAFDTIYAEGQRRYVESLSSYARQFLGQMEKPDVDMIEGLSPAISIDQKTTSRNPRSTVGTVTEIYDYLRLLYARIGLPHCPKCGRPITQQTVDQMVAQILDLGEGARIQILAPLVRGRKGEHIKLLEDMRKAGYVRVRVDGELHQLADEIKMDKNRKHTIEVVVDRIIVRESSRSRLTDSIETAMNLSGGILLVDIIDGSELMFSQNYACVHCGISMEELSPRMFSFNSPYGACPTCSGLGTLMRMDPDVILPNRALSINQGAIQASGWSQASEGMAAMYMQALAQKYQFSLDTPVRDLPAEILDIILYGTKGEKIKVEYERAYGQGSFVTSFEGIIGNLERRYKETQSEAMKMELESCMSSILCPDCHGMRLRRESRAVTVGGVTLPALVDMSIARARDFLRNLDLTEKERMIARRILREIDARLGFLVDVGLSYLTLARSACTLSGGESQRIRLATQIGSSLMGVIYILDEPSIGLHQRDNARLLATLHHMKALGNTLIVVEHDEDTMRAADYIVDVGPGAGAHGGEIVAAGTLAGICACEASVTGAFLSGKRSIPVPDARREPKGWLRVRGARENNLKNIDVGIPLGVFTCVTGVSGSGKSSLVNQILNRTLARDLNRARTRPGACDGIEGVEALDKVIDIDQSPIGRTPRSNPATYTGLFDLIRDVFASTPDAKMRGYKNGRFSFNIKGGRCEACKGDGIIKIEMHFLPDVYVPCEVCKGARYNRETLEVRYKGKSISDVLNMTVDEALAFFQNLPRLKNKLQTLQDVGLGYIKLGQPSTTLSGGEAQRIKLATELSRKSTGRTFYILDEPTTGLHMADVERLIDILQRLAAGGNSVLVIEHNLDVIKTADYVIDMGPEGGDEGGTIVAEGTPEQICQVEKSYTGQFLKDMLARQADR from the coding sequence TTGGCAGATAAAATCGTGGTGCGCGGGGCGCGTGAGCACAACCTAAAGGATGTCAACATCACGCTGCCGCGCGATCAGTTTATTGTGTTTACCGGCATATCCGGTTCGGGCAAGTCGTCACTGGCGTTTGACACCATCTACGCCGAGGGCCAGCGGCGCTACGTGGAATCTCTCTCCTCGTACGCCCGCCAGTTCCTGGGTCAGATGGAAAAGCCGGACGTGGACATGATCGAAGGGCTCTCGCCCGCCATCAGCATCGACCAGAAGACCACCAGCCGCAACCCACGCTCCACCGTGGGCACGGTGACGGAGATCTACGACTACCTGCGCCTGCTCTACGCGCGCATCGGCCTGCCTCACTGTCCCAAGTGCGGGCGGCCCATCACCCAGCAGACGGTGGACCAGATGGTGGCGCAGATCCTGGATTTGGGCGAGGGCGCCCGCATCCAGATACTGGCGCCGCTTGTGCGTGGCCGCAAGGGGGAGCACATCAAGCTGCTGGAAGATATGCGCAAGGCGGGCTACGTGCGCGTGCGCGTGGACGGGGAACTGCACCAGCTGGCGGACGAAATCAAGATGGACAAAAACCGCAAACACACCATCGAGGTGGTGGTGGACCGCATCATCGTGCGCGAGAGCAGCCGCAGCCGGCTGACCGACTCTATCGAGACGGCGATGAACCTCTCGGGCGGCATCCTCTTGGTGGATATCATCGACGGGTCGGAGCTGATGTTCTCGCAGAACTACGCCTGCGTACACTGCGGCATCAGCATGGAGGAACTCTCCCCGCGCATGTTCTCCTTCAACAGCCCCTACGGCGCGTGCCCCACCTGCTCCGGCCTGGGCACGCTGATGCGCATGGACCCGGATGTGATTTTGCCCAACCGCGCGCTTTCCATCAACCAGGGGGCCATCCAGGCCTCGGGCTGGTCGCAGGCTTCCGAGGGCATGGCTGCGATGTACATGCAGGCCCTTGCGCAGAAGTACCAGTTTTCGCTCGATACCCCCGTGCGGGACCTGCCCGCGGAGATACTGGATATCATCCTCTACGGCACCAAGGGGGAGAAGATCAAGGTCGAATACGAGCGCGCCTACGGCCAGGGCAGCTTTGTCACCAGCTTTGAGGGCATCATCGGCAATTTGGAGCGCCGCTACAAGGAGACCCAGTCCGAAGCCATGAAGATGGAGCTGGAAAGCTGCATGTCCAGCATCCTGTGCCCGGATTGCCACGGCATGCGGCTGCGCAGGGAATCGCGCGCGGTCACGGTGGGGGGCGTCACACTGCCCGCGCTCGTGGATATGTCCATCGCCAGGGCGCGGGATTTTCTGCGCAACCTGGATTTGACGGAAAAAGAGCGCATGATCGCCCGGCGCATCCTGCGCGAGATCGACGCGCGCCTGGGCTTTCTGGTGGACGTGGGCCTGTCCTACCTGACGCTGGCCCGCTCGGCGTGCACCCTCTCGGGCGGGGAATCGCAGCGCATCCGGCTGGCCACGCAGATCGGTTCCTCGCTGATGGGCGTGATCTACATCCTTGACGAGCCCAGCATCGGCCTGCACCAGCGCGACAATGCGCGGCTGCTGGCCACATTGCACCACATGAAGGCGCTGGGCAACACCCTGATCGTGGTGGAGCACGACGAGGACACCATGCGCGCGGCGGATTACATCGTGGACGTGGGGCCGGGGGCGGGCGCGCACGGCGGCGAGATTGTGGCGGCGGGGACGCTTGCGGGCATCTGCGCGTGCGAGGCCTCTGTTACCGGCGCGTTCCTCTCGGGCAAGCGAAGCATTCCCGTGCCCGATGCGCGGCGGGAGCCCAAGGGCTGGCTGCGCGTGCGCGGCGCGCGGGAGAACAACCTTAAAAATATCGACGTGGGCATCCCGCTGGGGGTGTTTACCTGCGTGACGGGCGTTTCGGGCTCGGGCAAGTCGTCGCTGGTCAACCAAATCCTCAACCGTACCCTTGCGCGCGACCTGAACCGTGCGCGCACCCGCCCGGGCGCGTGCGACGGCATCGAGGGTGTCGAAGCGCTGGACAAGGTGATCGATATCGACCAGTCGCCCATCGGGCGCACGCCCCGCTCCAATCCCGCCACCTACACCGGCCTTTTTGATCTGATCCGCGACGTGTTCGCCTCCACACCGGACGCCAAAATGCGCGGCTACAAGAATGGGCGCTTCAGCTTCAACATCAAGGGGGGGCGCTGCGAGGCGTGCAAGGGGGATGGCATCATCAAGATCGAGATGCACTTTCTGCCCGACGTGTACGTGCCCTGCGAGGTGTGCAAGGGCGCGCGCTACAACCGCGAGACGCTGGAGGTGCGCTACAAGGGTAAGAGCATCAGCGACGTGCTCAACATGACGGTGGACGAGGCGCTGGCGTTCTTCCAGAACCTGCCGCGGCTGAAAAACAAGCTGCAGACCCTGCAGGACGTTGGCCTGGGCTACATCAAGCTGGGGCAGCCCTCCACCACCCTTTCGGGCGGCGAGGCCCAGCGTATCAAGCTGGCCACCGAGCTTTCCAGAAAATCCACCGGGCGCACCTTCTACATCCTGGATGAGCCCACCACCGGCCTACACATGGCGGACGTGGAGCGGCTAATCGATATCCTGCAACGCCTGGCGGCGGGGGGCAACTCGGTGCTGGTGATTGAGCACAACCTCGACGTGATCAAAACTGCGGACTACGTGATCGACATGGGCCCCGAGGGGGGCGACGAGGGCGGCACGATCGTGGCCGAGGGCACGCCTGAGCAGATCTGCCAGGTGGAAAAAAGCTACACCGGCCAGTTCCTCAAGGACATGCTGGCGAGGCAGGCCGATCGATAA
- the uvrB gene encoding excinuclease ABC subunit UvrB, with protein MGAFKIENGMVPQGDQPEAIDALARGVLAGERAQVLLGVTGSGKTFTMANVIEKVQRPTLILAHNKTLAAQLCSEFREIFPHNAVEYFVSYYDYYQPEAYIASSDTYIEKDSSINEEIDKLRHSATSSLNERRDVIIVSSVSCIYALGDPQEYLRMSISLRPGMTMERDALLRRLVDIQYDRNDVDFSRGVFRVRGDVVEIFPANTSERAVRVEFFGDEIERIAEIDALTGEIVAERAHIAIFPASHYATSHESIEAVIGDIERDLDAQVKAFQQQDKLLEAQRLEQRVRYDIEMLREIGYCTGIENYSRYFDGRKIGQPPYTLLDYFPDDFLLMIDESHVTLPQVRAMYAGDRSRKEALVKYGFRLPATFDNRPLRFEEFTQRVGQTIFVSATPGDYELSQAEQVVEQVIRPTGLVDPEITVRPVKGQVDDLLGEIRALAEAHKRVLVTTLTKKMAENLTEYYDELGVRVRYLHSEIKTMERTEIIRDLRLGKFDVLVGINLLREGLDIPEVALVAILDADKEGFLRSDRSLIQTVGRAARNAEGRVIMYADVITDSMRRAIDETNRRRALQLSFNQTHGIVPQTIHKEVRELLEISKPVSGRHKTKSIIETNLSREELLVQLEQEMRKAAENLDFEQAASLRDRLFELRGA; from the coding sequence TTGGGCGCATTTAAAATTGAAAACGGCATGGTGCCGCAGGGCGACCAGCCCGAGGCGATCGACGCGCTGGCGCGCGGCGTGCTGGCGGGGGAAAGGGCGCAGGTGTTGCTGGGCGTTACCGGCAGCGGCAAGACCTTTACCATGGCCAACGTCATCGAGAAGGTGCAGCGGCCCACGCTGATACTGGCGCATAATAAGACGCTCGCCGCGCAGCTGTGCAGCGAGTTTCGGGAGATCTTTCCCCACAACGCCGTGGAGTATTTTGTCTCCTACTACGATTATTACCAGCCCGAGGCGTACATCGCCTCCTCGGATACCTACATTGAAAAGGACTCCAGCATCAACGAGGAGATCGATAAGCTGCGCCACAGCGCCACCTCCAGCCTCAACGAGCGCAGGGACGTGATCATCGTCTCGTCGGTATCGTGTATCTACGCGCTGGGCGATCCGCAGGAGTATCTGCGCATGAGCATCTCGCTGCGCCCAGGCATGACGATGGAGCGAGACGCGCTGCTGCGCCGGCTGGTGGACATCCAGTACGACCGCAACGACGTCGACTTTTCCCGCGGGGTATTTCGCGTGCGGGGGGATGTGGTGGAGATTTTTCCGGCCAACACCTCCGAGCGCGCGGTGCGGGTGGAATTCTTCGGCGACGAGATCGAGCGCATCGCCGAGATCGACGCGCTTACAGGCGAGATCGTGGCCGAGCGCGCCCACATCGCGATCTTCCCCGCGTCGCACTACGCAACATCGCATGAGAGCATCGAGGCGGTGATCGGGGATATCGAGCGCGACTTAGACGCGCAGGTCAAAGCATTCCAGCAGCAGGACAAGCTGCTGGAGGCCCAGCGGCTGGAGCAGCGGGTGCGCTACGATATCGAGATGCTGCGCGAGATCGGCTACTGCACCGGCATCGAGAACTACTCCCGCTACTTTGACGGGCGCAAGATCGGCCAGCCGCCCTACACGCTGCTGGATTACTTTCCGGACGACTTTCTTTTGATGATCGACGAGTCCCACGTCACGCTGCCCCAAGTGCGCGCGATGTACGCGGGCGACCGCTCCCGCAAGGAGGCGCTGGTCAAGTACGGCTTCCGGCTGCCCGCTACCTTTGACAACCGCCCCTTGCGCTTTGAGGAGTTCACCCAGCGCGTGGGCCAGACCATCTTTGTCAGCGCCACGCCGGGGGATTACGAGCTTTCCCAGGCCGAGCAGGTGGTCGAGCAGGTGATCCGGCCCACCGGTTTGGTGGACCCCGAGATCACCGTGCGGCCGGTCAAGGGCCAGGTGGACGATTTGCTGGGCGAAATCCGCGCGCTTGCCGAGGCGCACAAGCGGGTGCTGGTGACCACGCTGACCAAAAAGATGGCGGAGAACCTTACCGAGTACTACGACGAGCTGGGTGTGCGGGTGCGCTATCTGCACTCGGAGATCAAAACCATGGAGCGCACGGAGATCATCCGCGATCTGCGGCTGGGCAAGTTTGACGTGCTGGTGGGTATCAACCTGCTGCGCGAGGGGCTGGATATCCCCGAGGTGGCGCTGGTGGCCATACTGGATGCGGACAAGGAGGGCTTCCTGCGCTCGGACCGCTCCCTGATCCAGACCGTGGGCCGTGCGGCGCGCAACGCCGAGGGGCGCGTGATCATGTACGCGGATGTCATTACTGATTCCATGCGCCGCGCCATAGATGAGACAAACCGCCGGCGCGCGCTGCAGCTGTCTTTTAACCAGACGCACGGCATCGTGCCCCAGACCATCCACAAAGAGGTGCGCGAGCTGCTGGAGATCTCCAAGCCGGTATCTGGCAGACATAAAACGAAGTCCATCATCGAGACCAACCTCTCGCGCGAGGAGCTGCTTGTGCAGCTGGAGCAGGAGATGCGCAAGGCCGCGGAGAACCTGGACTTTGAGCAGGCGGCCTCCCTGCGCGACAGGCTCTTTGAGCTGCGCGGGGCGTAG
- a CDS encoding Dabb family protein — MIKHIVFYKLKDRSEQEKRRIRDLFMSMQGKVEQLRSLEVGLDALDSERSYDVALICTFDSMEDMRAYRKHPEHMKIAAQIHAARQDSVSVDFECEA, encoded by the coding sequence ATGATCAAACATATCGTTTTTTACAAACTCAAGGACCGCTCCGAGCAGGAGAAGCGCCGCATCCGCGACCTGTTTATGAGCATGCAGGGCAAGGTGGAGCAGCTGCGCTCGCTGGAGGTGGGCTTAGACGCGCTGGATTCAGAGCGCTCTTACGACGTGGCGCTGATCTGCACCTTTGACAGTATGGAGGATATGCGCGCCTACCGCAAGCATCCGGAGCATATGAAGATTGCGGCGCAGATCCACGCGGCGCGCCAAGACAGCGTGTCCGTGGACTTTGAATGCGAGGCGTAA
- a CDS encoding cupin domain-containing protein: MSGQLNEQIAMRIRDLREIAGSSVETLAGELGIPVCELEQYEAGAADIPVSVLYAIANKFNVQMATLITGEEPKLSIYCLVRDGRGVKVDRHEDYTYISLAHNYLHKKAEPMVVLVPALPADAKLHLNTHQGQEFNYVLEGRLKFCIHDKEFVMNPGDSVYFDSRYAHGMIALDGKPAKFLCFITE, encoded by the coding sequence ATGTCTGGCCAACTCAATGAACAGATTGCAATGCGGATTCGCGATCTACGCGAGATAGCAGGGTCTTCGGTTGAAACGCTGGCCGGGGAGCTTGGCATACCCGTATGCGAGCTTGAGCAGTACGAAGCAGGTGCTGCCGATATCCCGGTCAGCGTGCTCTACGCCATCGCCAACAAGTTTAACGTCCAAATGGCAACGCTCATCACGGGCGAGGAACCGAAGCTCTCCATCTACTGCCTGGTGCGCGACGGGCGCGGCGTCAAGGTGGACCGTCACGAGGACTACACCTACATCAGCCTTGCGCACAACTATTTGCATAAAAAAGCGGAGCCCATGGTGGTGCTGGTGCCGGCCCTTCCCGCCGACGCCAAGCTGCATTTGAACACCCATCAGGGGCAGGAATTCAACTACGTACTGGAGGGCCGCCTCAAGTTCTGCATCCACGATAAGGAATTTGTGATGAACCCGGGCGACTCTGTCTACTTTGATTCCCGCTATGCGCACGGCATGATTGCCCTGGACGGCAAACCGGCGAAATTCCTCTGCTTTATCACGGAATAA
- a CDS encoding AMP-binding protein: MQLTDRFVPQTQFSSYEDFLNNFTVRVPAQFNFAYDVVDEYARLQPEKRAMLWCNEQGEERTFTFADMKRESDRAARFFTKYGIKKGDAVMVILKRRYEYWFCALALHKIGAILIPATFLLTDKDIAYRCNAASVRMILSVYEPELMDYIDKAHPDSPTLAYKVNLGPKRAGWISYDEEIAQTSADFAKPTGDALNRNDDPMLIYFTSGTTGHPKMVLHDFTYPLGHIVTAKYWQCVREDGLHLTVADTGWAKASWGKIYGQWIAGTALFVYDYDHFIPADLLEVVTRHKVTTFCAPPTIYRFMIKEDLSKYDFSALEYGAVAGEPLNPEVLYQFQRATGVTIKEGFGQTETTVLIASFPWLKVRPGSCGMPNPLYPIELLNSELQPCGVGEEGQIAIRVAEGRPVGLFKEYYRAPDKTAEAWHDGYYFTGDMAWRDEDGYLWFIGRADDVIKSSGYRIGPFEVESALVEHPAVLECAITGVPHPVRGQVVKATVVLARGYSPSEELKKELQDHVKHTTAPYKYPRIIEFVDELPKTFSGKIRRIHIRQQDAQQQDAQDE, translated from the coding sequence GTGCAGTTAACAGATCGTTTTGTACCTCAAACCCAGTTTTCCTCCTACGAGGATTTTCTCAATAATTTCACCGTGCGCGTGCCCGCGCAGTTCAACTTCGCCTACGACGTGGTGGATGAATACGCCCGCCTACAGCCCGAAAAGCGCGCCATGCTCTGGTGCAACGAGCAGGGCGAGGAGCGCACGTTCACCTTTGCGGACATGAAGCGGGAGTCTGACCGCGCGGCGCGTTTTTTCACCAAGTACGGCATCAAAAAGGGCGACGCGGTGATGGTGATCCTCAAGCGGCGCTACGAGTACTGGTTCTGCGCGCTGGCGCTGCACAAGATCGGCGCGATCCTGATTCCAGCCACGTTCCTGTTGACGGATAAGGATATTGCCTACCGCTGCAACGCGGCGAGCGTGCGCATGATCCTCTCGGTCTACGAGCCGGAGCTGATGGATTACATCGACAAGGCCCACCCCGATTCCCCCACCCTGGCCTACAAGGTGAACCTGGGGCCCAAGCGGGCGGGCTGGATCAGCTACGACGAGGAAATCGCCCAGACGAGCGCGGACTTTGCAAAGCCCACGGGCGACGCGCTCAACCGCAACGACGACCCCATGCTGATCTACTTCACATCGGGCACCACGGGGCACCCCAAAATGGTGCTGCATGACTTTACCTACCCCCTCGGCCACATCGTCACCGCCAAATACTGGCAATGCGTGCGCGAGGACGGTCTGCATCTGACGGTGGCGGACACCGGCTGGGCCAAGGCCTCTTGGGGCAAGATCTACGGCCAGTGGATTGCGGGCACCGCGCTGTTTGTCTACGATTACGACCACTTCATTCCGGCGGACCTGCTGGAGGTGGTCACGCGCCACAAGGTGACGACCTTCTGCGCGCCCCCCACCATCTACCGCTTCATGATCAAGGAGGATCTCTCCAAGTACGACTTCTCCGCATTGGAATACGGCGCGGTGGCGGGCGAGCCGCTCAACCCCGAGGTGCTCTACCAATTCCAGCGCGCCACCGGCGTCACCATCAAGGAGGGCTTCGGCCAGACCGAGACCACGGTGCTGATCGCCTCCTTCCCCTGGCTCAAGGTGCGCCCCGGCTCCTGCGGCATGCCCAACCCCCTCTACCCTATCGAGCTGCTCAACAGCGAGCTGCAGCCCTGCGGCGTGGGCGAGGAGGGGCAGATCGCCATCCGCGTGGCGGAGGGCCGTCCGGTGGGTCTGTTTAAGGAGTACTACCGCGCCCCCGACAAGACCGCCGAGGCGTGGCACGACGGCTACTATTTCACCGGCGACATGGCCTGGCGCGATGAGGACGGCTATTTATGGTTTATCGGCCGCGCGGACGACGTGATCAAGTCCTCCGGCTACCGCATCGGCCCCTTTGAGGTGGAGAGCGCCCTGGTGGAGCATCCCGCCGTGCTGGAGTGCGCCATCACCGGCGTGCCCCATCCCGTGCGCGGCCAGGTGGTCAAGGCCACCGTGGTGCTGGCCCGCGGCTACTCCCCCAGCGAGGAGCTGAAAAAGGAGCTGCAGGACCACGTCAAGCACACCACCGCACCCTATAAGTACCCGCGCATCATCGAGTTTGTGGACGAGCTGCCCAAAACGTTCAGCGGCAAAATCCGCCGCATACACATCCGGCAGCAGGACGCGCAGCAGCAGGATGCGCAGGACGAGTAG
- a CDS encoding DUF5067 domain-containing protein, with protein MKRAYALLVCLFSIVLLLCGCGRKDTALISGQLRDGRVAYTGVTYDVDAQQCVNMCLNFTFTNTSDRTLAFLGAVTLTARQGDVLLRRASCTGEAAENLALGVEPGDSQKVAVAFALDDRYAPVQLEIANFPLTEEARPTHPGQLEKIDITLNPAD; from the coding sequence ATGAAGCGTGCATATGCTCTCTTGGTGTGCCTGTTTTCGATCGTGCTACTGCTGTGCGGCTGCGGCCGGAAAGATACCGCGCTTATCTCCGGCCAGCTGCGCGACGGGCGCGTGGCATACACAGGCGTGACCTACGATGTTGACGCGCAGCAGTGCGTCAACATGTGCCTCAACTTTACGTTTACCAACACCAGCGACCGCACCCTCGCCTTTTTGGGCGCGGTCACGCTCACGGCCCGGCAGGGCGACGTGCTGCTGCGCCGCGCCTCCTGCACCGGCGAGGCTGCGGAGAACCTCGCGCTGGGCGTGGAACCGGGGGACAGCCAGAAGGTGGCCGTCGCCTTTGCGCTGGACGACCGCTACGCGCCCGTGCAGCTGGAGATCGCAAACTTCCCCCTGACGGAAGAGGCGCGCCCCACGCATCCGGGGCAGCTGGAAAAAATCGATATCACGTTAAACCCCGCCGACTGA
- a CDS encoding YlcI/YnfO family protein: MLPATTNKTIRFPDNIVEEVERALVRQQCSFSRFVVEAVRMALLDLLEQENNA, encoded by the coding sequence GTGCTTCCTGCTACAACCAATAAGACGATTCGCTTCCCCGACAACATTGTGGAGGAAGTGGAGCGTGCGCTCGTGCGGCAGCAGTGCAGCTTCAGCCGTTTTGTGGTGGAGGCCGTCCGCATGGCGCTGCTCGACCTGTTAGAACAGGAAAATAACGCGTAA
- a CDS encoding cupin domain-containing protein produces MYIPIDKLVDEPREHMRGGKGTVTVSHIIPKGKHMPPNCRLFARITVPAGASIGLHEHVDETEIFHCIAGEVIVSDGGQHIRLTPGDSVSTGGGASHSVENISGQDAVLLATIIMG; encoded by the coding sequence ATGTACATTCCCATCGACAAGCTGGTCGATGAGCCGCGCGAGCACATGCGCGGCGGCAAGGGAACGGTAACGGTGAGCCACATCATCCCAAAGGGCAAGCACATGCCGCCCAACTGCCGTCTCTTTGCGCGCATCACGGTGCCGGCGGGCGCCTCCATCGGGCTGCACGAGCATGTGGACGAGACGGAGATTTTCCACTGCATCGCGGGGGAGGTCATCGTAAGCGACGGCGGGCAGCACATCCGCCTGACACCGGGGGACAGCGTCTCCACGGGCGGCGGCGCGAGCCACAGCGTGGAGAACATCTCCGGCCAGGACGCGGTGCTGCTGGCGACCATTATCATGGGGTAG
- a CDS encoding homoserine dehydrogenase, producing MKTVRVGMLGLGNIGAGVVKVLRMNADAIAHRDDVQFEIVKILVRDKSKARAVDVDEALLTEDPAEVLDDPSIGMVAEFMGGVEPAHAYLVRALQHGKTVVTANKNVVATHWPELERVAQAHGAGLYYEASVAGGIPLIKTLLDSMQANRITEVMGIINGTTNYILTRMREEGKDYEEVLADAQALGYAEPDPTYDVEGLDAVYKLSILASLAFHSHIPVKHIFHQGITRITQEDIAYARELGLTLKLLAIGKKRGLEIEVRVHPTFIPDEHPLASVRGAYNAIYLSGDAVGDVMLYGKGAGDLPTASAVISDMVLAAGRSAHQYTTFYNGDEAAPEIVFDDNWECSYFIHAMVKEQPGVLANVAGILGRHGVSLAAVIQKDSHPDEVPIILLTHRTRELAVTNALQEMRAHPDVMRIVNAIRVEGRD from the coding sequence ATGAAGACAGTTCGTGTAGGTATGCTGGGCCTGGGTAACATCGGCGCAGGCGTCGTCAAGGTACTGCGTATGAACGCCGATGCCATTGCGCACCGCGACGATGTCCAGTTTGAGATTGTAAAAATCCTGGTGCGCGATAAGAGCAAGGCGCGCGCGGTGGATGTGGACGAGGCGCTGCTGACCGAGGATCCCGCCGAGGTGCTGGACGATCCGTCCATCGGCATGGTGGCGGAGTTTATGGGCGGCGTGGAGCCTGCGCACGCGTATCTGGTGCGCGCGCTGCAGCACGGCAAGACCGTGGTAACCGCCAACAAAAACGTGGTGGCGACCCACTGGCCGGAGCTGGAGCGCGTGGCCCAGGCGCATGGCGCGGGCCTCTACTATGAGGCGAGCGTGGCGGGCGGCATCCCGCTGATCAAGACGCTGCTGGATTCCATGCAGGCCAACCGCATTACCGAGGTGATGGGCATCATCAACGGTACCACCAACTATATCCTCACGCGCATGCGCGAGGAGGGCAAGGATTACGAGGAGGTGCTGGCCGACGCGCAGGCGCTGGGCTATGCCGAGCCCGACCCGACCTACGACGTGGAGGGCCTGGACGCGGTGTATAAGCTCTCCATCCTCGCCTCGCTTGCGTTTCATTCGCACATCCCCGTCAAGCATATCTTCCACCAGGGCATCACCCGCATCACGCAGGAGGATATCGCCTACGCAAGGGAGCTGGGCCTGACGCTCAAGCTGCTTGCCATCGGCAAAAAGCGCGGGCTGGAGATCGAGGTGCGCGTGCACCCCACGTTCATCCCCGACGAGCACCCGCTTGCCAGCGTGCGCGGCGCCTACAACGCCATCTACCTTTCGGGCGACGCGGTGGGGGATGTGATGCTCTACGGCAAGGGCGCGGGCGATCTGCCCACAGCAAGCGCGGTGATCTCGGATATGGTGCTGGCTGCCGGCCGCAGCGCGCACCAGTACACAACGTTTTACAATGGCGACGAGGCCGCGCCGGAGATCGTCTTTGACGATAACTGGGAGTGCAGCTACTTTATCCACGCCATGGTCAAGGAGCAGCCCGGGGTGCTGGCCAATGTGGCAGGCATTTTGGGCCGCCACGGGGTGAGCCTGGCCGCGGTCATCCAGAAGGACTCCCATCCCGACGAGGTGCCCATCATCCTGCTGACCCATCGCACGCGCGAGCTTGCGGTGACCAACGCGCTGCAGGAGATGCGCGCGCATCCCGACGTGATGCGCATCGTCAACGCCATCCGTGTAGAGGGCCGGGACTAA